The DNA sequence GAGTGGATACTAGTGCCCAGAGAGCAGGTATTCCAACGGATGCAACCAATATTCCAACCACCAGACCAACAAGCCCACCAATAATGTTAGGCATTGCAGTAGCAACATAATTGCCTGCAGCAAACGCTAAGTAGATACTTCCGAAAACGGCTCCGGCGTGTGACACGAAAAGGAGCAATTGAGTCAACCAAGACTTCTCGTGCTCGTATTTGGTTTTGCCGTCTTGGACGTACTTTTCACGATCGACTAGGTTCCAGAGGAATGTGTCGCATTTCCAGCCCCGCAGGTAAAACAGCGGGAAAATGACGTAGAAGCCGAGGGCGGCTAAGCCCAGAGAAGGCAACAAGTACGTTTTCCACGCAGCAAGTTGTTCAAAAGCTTTGAGTGTATAGCCGCAGCCTATGCCAGAGCCTAGTGCGGTAAGAATTCCGAAGAATTTGCGGAATCCGTCCCAACCGTTTTTCGTTTCGTAGGTGCGATCATAAAGTTGACGGAACGGTTCCAAAATCAAAACAAACGGTAAGGCGATAATCAGCATGATTTTTTCGATCAGGCTGCGTCCCTTGAATCTTTCCAAAAGTTCTTGAAGGCGATTCGTTTCCTTCTTCTTTTCTGTGTTTGCACTCATAATTGTTTTAACTCCTTTGAGTTGGTGGATGTGACATAGGCAACAAAAAATCGGCAACGAAAATTGCCGTAAGCGACGTGATGGGAAATCACGATGAAAAAATACGAGCTAGCACGGCATAGCAAAGACGGTGCTAGGCGAAGTTCAGCAGGAACAACGCTATTGGATTGCAGTACGATTTAGCACGCGCGCATTGCATGCACTGAAAAAAGTCTGTAAGCCGCGGGAAATACTGGGTTTTTCTTGTTGCTTGGAATTTCTCTTTAAAAGACAAATTTATATAGACAAAGAGACTCTACCACTTTGCAAGATGGCAAAATCAATAGATGTGAGCAGGTATTTAGAGAAGAAGCAACAGCGAGAGTGCAAGATTGCGATGAGCAATCTGGAACAAAGCGTGGGTTGCGCGAGCTAGCGAAGGTCGAGCTTGCGAGAACGGAGCATATCTAGATATTCTTTGTCTTCTTTAGAAAGATTAGCGCCAGTTAGTAAATCTGGACGACGCTCGAATGTTCGCTTTAACGCTTGCTGCCTACGCCATTTATCTACGAGTTTATGATTACCGGAGCGTAATATTTCCGGTACTTCCATGCCTCGGAAAATTGCCGGCTTCGTATATTGCGGTCCTTCAAGCAAACTTTCCACAAATGATTCATGTGCCAGTGAAATTGATTTGCCGATTACTCCCGGCACAAGACGACTAACAGCATCGATTACGGCGTTAGCAGGTAATTCGCCGCCCGTCATAACAAAATCACCGATTGAAACTTCGTGGGTGGCGAGTGTTCTTATGCGTTCATCAAAACCTTCGTAGTGGCCGCAGAGCAAAGTTATTGCTTTGTGCGTTGATAATTCTTCGGCAAAATCTTGTTTGAATGGTTTTCCTTGCGGGCTCATCAGCAGAACAGGAGTCGATGTATCGCGTGGTATAGATTCAAAGGCGGCAAAGAAAGGCTCCGGCAATAAAACCATGCCTGCGCCGCCGCCATAAGGCGTATCGTCGACTTTTTTGTAGTTATCGGTGACGAAGTCGCGGGGATTATAGGTATCGACTTTTATCTTCTCGGCTTTGATCCCGCGCCCGACAATGCTTGTCGAGCAATAGTTGCGGATTATCTCGGGAAAGAGAGTGACGACGTGAAAATTCAACATAACCCGACTATTGAACCATAAAAAAAGGTCGACCCGTGAGAGTCGACCTTTTTGTGAATTTGGAATGTAGAAGTATTACCTAACCTAATCCAACCTAATTCCGGTAGAGATTTATCTTCTCTTGCCTTTCTTAGCGGACTTTTTAGCTGGCTTAGCAGCTTTCTTAACGGTCTTAGCAGCTTTGGCTGGTTTAGCAGCTTTTGGCTTAGCGATGCTCAAAGCTGGTTGCTTTGCGCGGCCGTTGATGATGTCCTTCAGTTCTTTACCAGCGCGGAAAGCCGGAACTTTGGCTGCAGCGATTTTCAATGGAGCCAATGTTCTTGGGTTGCGGCCGGTACGGGCCTTACGATTACGACGCTCAAATGTGCCGAAGCCGACCAAGGTAACCTTGTCGCCTTTGGCCAAAGAGCCAGTGATGCAATATACGAGTGCCGAAAGTGTTTTGCTAACTTCGGTCTTTGGTTGATGTGTAGCAGAAGCTACGCTTTCAACGAGCTCAGCTCGGTTCATGCAATTCCCTCCTTGTGGAAATATGCTCATTCCAACTCACAGCGGGTGATGATAGCACCCTCAATTTGAATAAACAAGCCAATTTCGAAAAAATCTCTTTTGTGCATCGCATCGAAATACCGATGGCCGCTTCATTTCAGCAAGTGCGATTTTTGCGCGTTTATTGAAGTGCTGATTATCAGCGCGTCTTGAAATGTAGGGCAGCACAGCGTTTCGGGGAATGTAGATACCAAGGGGCTTTCAATAAAATCTGCGTTTTACTCCTTCACTAATATGCACTATTCATGCGGCATACCGTATAATTCATCCTCATAAAACTCGTAACACTTTCTAGACGAGAGAAGAAATGATCAACAAAAAAGTCTTTGTCGCGTTATCTGTAGTGCTGGGAATCTGTGCAGCAACTGCTGTTCGAAGTGAACAAGCTCCGACTGCTGTGGCACCTACAATGACCGTTCAGCCATCTGCAAAAGACTCCGAATGGATGATGTTCCACAATAACTTGGGACGCACAGGCGCTGTAATGCCGGGCAATGTCTACAATTCAAACGGCACATTGCGCTGGTTGTTTCCGGGTGAAGGAATCATCGATTCGTCGCCCTGTATTGCTAAAGGCGTCGTATATGTAGGCTGCGATGACGGATATCTCTATGCTGTCGATGAACGCATGGGTAAGATGATCTGGCGCACAAAGTTGGCGGGCAAGCTTAAATCATCGCCTCTTGTTGCAGACGGCGCTGTTTATGTTGGCTCCGAAGACTCTAAAGTCTATGCACTTTCTGCAAAGACAGGCGAAATTTTGTGGACTTGTTCGACTGGACAAAATGTCACTTCCTCGCCGTTGCTCTATAACGGATATATATATGTAGGCAGCTGGGACGGTAATGTATACGCCATAGATGCCAAGTCAGGGCAGGTTTCCTGGAAATTTCAGGGAGACGGAAGAATTACCTCTTCACCTGCATGTGGGAACGACACGATATTTGTTACTTCACACGGCGGGTATTTGTACGCGCTTAATCCGACAAACGGAAACTTGAAGTGGAAGTATCAGACACGCGGCAAGATTTTTTCATCGCCGATGGTTCTTGATGGAACAGTCTACTTCGGTAGTTGGGATAAAACCTTCTATGCTCTCAATGCTGCAACCGGCGCTACGAAATGGAAGCTCACCATGAATGAGTCATTCAGCATTTCGCCAGCTGGTGTAGGAAACAGGCTTTTTGTCGGCAACGATGATTTGAAAATGTATTGCCTAGATACAGCCAACGGTAGAATGCTTTGGAAGACATTGCTCAATAGTCCTGTTCCATTGCTGTCGTCGTCACCGGCAATTGCTGGAGACATGATGTTTGTCGGAAGTTCAGACGGCAATGTCTATGCGATCAATATACGCAACGGCGCTATTAAGTGGAAATACAAAACACAACGTCCAATCGTGAGTTCACCCGCTGTAACGCCAAACGGCGTCTGCGTAGGCAGCCAGGATGGAAATTTGTATTTATTGAACTGACAGAGTGTGCGCTAGCGCACACTCTGTCATCTCGAGCGAGCAATGAGACGACCCTGTGGGTCGTCGAGTGTGAGTCGAGAGATCTGCGACATGTATACGATGAGGCCCTTGATCAAGAGCCGCTGCGATAAGCTGTAGCAGATCTCTCCACTGCGGCTGCTGCGCAGCCTTCGGTCGAGATGACTAACCTTACAATGCATCAAACCCGGGCGGGGCGGCTTCTGCTTCGCCTTCGGGGAGATCGTCTTTGTCCGTGTGCGTCGGCACCGCTTTCGGTGGTGCTTTCTTAAATGCTTCGATATTACGAGCCGCTGCCATCTGCACGCCGGCTGTCCTCATCGCTTTTACGTAATCAGGCACTTCTTTAAGAAAGGCCATCGGGTCAACATACTGGCGGTCAGGCCACAGAAGCACTGTGTAGTGAACATGGACGCCGGTTGATCTCCCTGTAGAGCCAGCGTAGCCTACAACCGTGCCGCGGCGAATCCACTGATTTGGCAGAACGAAATACGCATTCATGTGGCCCGTAATCGTGCTCAAGTTAAAAGCCGGATGATAGACCTCAACGGCAACACCAAGATTGCCGCGCCAACCAACGCGGGTTACGATTCCATCGAGTAGACAATAGACTTTGTCATTGAGTTTTGCGCTGAGGTCAACGCCGCTGTGAAAAGAACCGTGCTGTCCTGTCACTGGGTGCGTTCGATAACCGGCATTAGATGTAACAAGTCCCATTCCCACAGGTGAGTACGCCAAATCGTCGCGCAAAGGTGCCCACATCAGCCACGGGCGATAATACGGATCGCTAATAGCTGGACGAGCTGGTGCCGTTGGCTTAGCCACCGGCTTGCTCCAGGCGAGTGACTGGGTTGCAGCTGCAAACAATGCGGCAATAACCAGGAGTTTAACGGATCTAGATGGACGCGTCATTTTTCAAACTTACCACGAATTGAAACTCGCTACTTCAACATTTCATCGAGCAATTTGTTGACTATTTGTGGATTGGCTTTGCCTTTCGTAGCTTTCATTGCCTCACCAAAGAAATACTGACGCAATTTGGTCTTACCACTTCGGAATTCTTCCAGTTGTCCCGGATTGTCATTGATGATTTTGGCGACTGTGTCTTTCAAACCGGCTTCATCACTAATTTGCGCGAGACCTTTTTCTTTAATGACGTCTTCAACGTTGCCTGCTTTCGCAAGAATTTCTGCAAGCACTTGTTTGGCTGTCGTTGAACTTAAAACACCCTTGCCGATTGCATCCACCAAATCACGCACATTTTCCGGTGTCATTGGTGTTTCATTGATGTCTAGCTTGTTCTCTTTTAAATGAGCTGTTACCGGGCCTATTAACCAGTTGGCTGCTTGTTTTGCAGGCGTGCCAAGCTTCAAAACAACATCGAAGAAATCGCTTAGTTCTTTGGAGTCAACTAAAACTATGGCATCGTCTAGAGAGAGTTGTGATTGCTCGACATAACGAGTACGTCTTGCTTCAGGCAATTCCGGTAATGTCTTTCTGATTTCTTCAACCCAGGCGCGATCAATTGCAAGTGGCACCAGATCCGGCTCCGGGAAATATCTGTAATCATGCGCTTCTTCTTTTGAGCGCATAGGGAATGTTGTCCCAGTTGATTCATTCCACAGTCGTGTCTCTTGTACAACACGTTCGCCTTTATCTAATAATTCACTTTGGCGCTCAATCTCTGATTGAATTGCTCTTTGCACAGCGCGGAAGCTGTTCATGTTTTTGATTTCAGCCTTGGTGCCGAATTCTTTTTGTCCGACTGGACGAATGGATACGTTGGCGTCGCAACGGAAGCTTCCTTCTTCTAGGTTGCCGTCGCAAATGTCGATGTAGCGCACAATAGTGCGTAGCTCTTCTAGATATGCGCGCGCTTCTTCCGGTGAGCGCATGTCAGGTTCGCTGACAATTTCTAAAAGCGCAATCCCACAGCGATTGTAATCAGCCAAGCTGTAGTCGGATCCATGCAAGCCGGCCGCGCCTGCGTGTACTAATTTGCCGGCGTCTTCTTCCAGGTGCGCTCGGTGAATGCGCAGTTTTTTACCATTGATAGTTAGATGACCGCCAAGACAAACAGGTTGATCGAATTGTGATATTTGATAGTCTTTAGGCAAGTCTGGATAGAAGTAATTTTTGCGATCGAATTTGCTTGTTTCGGATATTTCGCAATTCAAAGCGAGTCCAGTTCTAATGGCGAACTCCACTGCACGCTTGTTTAAAACAGGTAATACACCGGGCATGCCTAAACAAACAGGACACACGTGATCATTTGGATTGCCGCCGAAGTCGGTGGGGCAACCGCAAAAGATTTTTGACTTTGTCTTGAGTTGTGCGTGCACCTCAAGACCAATTACTGCTTCGTATTTCACTTCTAGCCTTTCTCTTCAAATTTCGGGCGCATGCAATGCGCCCCTACAAAGGACAACGAGTTAGTGGGCTGGTTTCAGATCCACGCCTGCTTGTTGTTCGATTTCATCTGGTGGAAGTTTTCCCGGGCGACCAATCATCATGTGGAAAAGCGGTGCGCGCTTGCCCAGTATTTGATTGAGTTGACGTGCAGCGATATCCACGTTGTTTGCGGCCGACTTCATTTTCGCCATTGTTTGTGTGAGATCAGACTTGAAGTTTGCATCCTTCATCATTTCGTCAGCCTTGGTCATCGCATCTTTGGCTGATGCAACGGCTTCTTTGATGTCTGAGCGCAAGCCTTGATCGTTAGCAACCTTGTCTACGATTTGCATCGATCTGCTGATGTTTTGTGTTGAATCATTGATTTTTTGCAGCATCGTCAAGATATCGCCACGAATTTGTTGATCACCTAGAGTGGTGTTTAGCTCGTGAACTGTGGCAGAAACAGTGTTGGCTGTTTCGCGAGCCATTTGCACAGTTTCTTTTAAATCAGATGAGAGTGCAGGCGAATCCAACAATTTGTTGACTTTGCCTGTGGCACCCCGCATATCGCTAGACAGCAAAGAGATGTTGTCCAGGGTGCTGCTGCCGTGCGCAAAAAATTGGCTCGCAGATGAAGCAACTGTGCCAATTTTTCTCGATGTGTCATTAACTGAATCAGCAACGGTGGCAAATCTGTCCATGTTCTTGTTCAGTTTTACAGAAGCATCAGTCAAGTTCTCCATTGCTTCGCCGGATTTTTCCAGCGCGCGCTCGAAGCTCTTGCCGCTCTTGCCTGTGGTTATGGTGTTAGCCACCTTTTGAATTTTGGAAGCCACATCGTTGACGATCATCTCAACACGGACAGGATCTTGTCCTAGCACTATCGCGCCCTCGGCAATAGCTACTGGTTCCGGCTCACCAGGCTTTCTGTCGGGCATGGTTATTTCGATGTACTTGGCGCCGACTAGTCCAAGGGTTTGGATGGTGAATGTCGACCCGACAGGCACCTTTACGTTTTCCGCGGTGATTTTCAGATATGTGTTGACTTCTGATTGTCGGACTAGCTTGATGTCCTCAACCACGCCGACGCGTACGCCGTTGATGTTAACCGTGGCATTCTTATTTAAGCCGGCAACGTCATGGAAGCGGGCAATAAAGCGTTGTGGCGGATGTAGCAGGGAAGCGCTTTTTAGCCAACCCCATCCCCAGATTAATAGTCCAAGTGCCACTAATGTGAACAGCCCGACCCTGATTTCGTAATTTGCTTTAGTTGCCATTTATCCTTCTCACCTTTTCTGTCTACTGGCTTCCGTTGTTCGTTCAAGTCGTCCTTAAACCTTACCGGCTAACATCGGTCCTTCCCGAGTTGCTTTTGCAAACTGGATGATATACGGGTTGGTTGAATTCAGGGCCTCGTGAGGCTTACCTTCCCAGACTACCACGCCTTGATTCAATAGGATTGCCCTGTGTGCCGTTCTTGTCCATGTGGAAAACTGGTGGGTCACCACAATGCCGGCTGCATGCAGCTGCTTTTCCAGCTCAATCATATAGTCTTCAATGACGGTCGACATTACAGGATCCAGACCCGTGGTCGGTTCATCATAGAGGATAATTTGCGGATCATTGACGATGGCTCTGGCAAAACTAGTCCTCTTTTGTTGTCCACCGGATAGCTGGGTGGGGAAGGAGTCAATATAATCGGCCAAACCGACTAACGTTAAATCCTCCAAAATTGCTTTATCCTGTTCCCGTTTTGGCAGCTTGCGTTCTCTTAGAGCCAGTGCCAGGTTTTCCCGAACAGTGAGCGAGTTTAAAAGAGCCGATCCTTGGAAAACCAAGCCGATCTGCTCTGAATTAAGGGTGATTGTGCCTGCATCCGGCTCGAGTAAGCCCGTGATTAGTTTGAGCAAAGTTGATTTGCCGCAACCCGAAGGACCAATAATAGCGAGCATCTCGCCGGGGAAAACTTCAAAGCTGATGCCTTTTAAAACTTCTCGCCCGTTGAAGGATTTGCGCAATCCTTCGACCTTAATCATCGGCTCGGAAGCCTTTGAAAATGACGGTAACGAACTAGGTGGTATAGGTTGGCTTGTCATTGTTTTTAGCGAGGACCTTCATAGGTAAGATCAGTAACGATGTAATTGACGATAAACATAACTGTCATAGACCAGACAACAGACCGCGTAACGGCATTACCAACATCAGCGGCACCACCTCTGGTGTTTAGTCCGATGGCGCACGAGTAGAAGATAACGATGGCTGCATTGATAAACGCCTTTAGAAAGTGC is a window from the Candidatus Obscuribacterales bacterium genome containing:
- a CDS encoding PQQ-binding-like beta-propeller repeat protein, yielding MINKKVFVALSVVLGICAATAVRSEQAPTAVAPTMTVQPSAKDSEWMMFHNNLGRTGAVMPGNVYNSNGTLRWLFPGEGIIDSSPCIAKGVVYVGCDDGYLYAVDERMGKMIWRTKLAGKLKSSPLVADGAVYVGSEDSKVYALSAKTGEILWTCSTGQNVTSSPLLYNGYIYVGSWDGNVYAIDAKSGQVSWKFQGDGRITSSPACGNDTIFVTSHGGYLYALNPTNGNLKWKYQTRGKIFSSPMVLDGTVYFGSWDKTFYALNAATGATKWKLTMNESFSISPAGVGNRLFVGNDDLKMYCLDTANGRMLWKTLLNSPVPLLSSSPAIAGDMMFVGSSDGNVYAINIRNGAIKWKYKTQRPIVSSPAVTPNGVCVGSQDGNLYLLN
- the gatB gene encoding Asp-tRNA(Asn)/Glu-tRNA(Gln) amidotransferase subunit GatB; translated protein: MKYEAVIGLEVHAQLKTKSKIFCGCPTDFGGNPNDHVCPVCLGMPGVLPVLNKRAVEFAIRTGLALNCEISETSKFDRKNYFYPDLPKDYQISQFDQPVCLGGHLTINGKKLRIHRAHLEEDAGKLVHAGAAGLHGSDYSLADYNRCGIALLEIVSEPDMRSPEEARAYLEELRTIVRYIDICDGNLEEGSFRCDANVSIRPVGQKEFGTKAEIKNMNSFRAVQRAIQSEIERQSELLDKGERVVQETRLWNESTGTTFPMRSKEEAHDYRYFPEPDLVPLAIDRAWVEEIRKTLPELPEARRTRYVEQSQLSLDDAIVLVDSKELSDFFDVVLKLGTPAKQAANWLIGPVTAHLKENKLDINETPMTPENVRDLVDAIGKGVLSSTTAKQVLAEILAKAGNVEDVIKEKGLAQISDEAGLKDTVAKIINDNPGQLEEFRSGKTKLRQYFFGEAMKATKGKANPQIVNKLLDEMLK
- a CDS encoding MlaD family protein, whose amino-acid sequence is MATKANYEIRVGLFTLVALGLLIWGWGWLKSASLLHPPQRFIARFHDVAGLNKNATVNINGVRVGVVEDIKLVRQSEVNTYLKITAENVKVPVGSTFTIQTLGLVGAKYIEITMPDRKPGEPEPVAIAEGAIVLGQDPVRVEMIVNDVASKIQKVANTITTGKSGKSFERALEKSGEAMENLTDASVKLNKNMDRFATVADSVNDTSRKIGTVASSASQFFAHGSSTLDNISLLSSDMRGATGKVNKLLDSPALSSDLKETVQMARETANTVSATVHELNTTLGDQQIRGDILTMLQKINDSTQNISRSMQIVDKVANDQGLRSDIKEAVASAKDAMTKADEMMKDANFKSDLTQTMAKMKSAANNVDIAARQLNQILGKRAPLFHMMIGRPGKLPPDEIEQQAGVDLKPAH
- a CDS encoding M23 family metallopeptidase, which codes for MTRPSRSVKLLVIAALFAAATQSLAWSKPVAKPTAPARPAISDPYYRPWLMWAPLRDDLAYSPVGMGLVTSNAGYRTHPVTGQHGSFHSGVDLSAKLNDKVYCLLDGIVTRVGWRGNLGVAVEVYHPAFNLSTITGHMNAYFVLPNQWIRRGTVVGYAGSTGRSTGVHVHYTVLLWPDRQYVDPMAFLKEVPDYVKAMRTAGVQMAAARNIEAFKKAPPKAVPTHTDKDDLPEGEAEAAPPGFDAL
- a CDS encoding HU family DNA-binding protein, which encodes MNRAELVESVASATHQPKTEVSKTLSALVYCITGSLAKGDKVTLVGFGTFERRNRKARTGRNPRTLAPLKIAAAKVPAFRAGKELKDIINGRAKQPALSIAKPKAAKPAKAAKTVKKAAKPAKKSAKKGKRR
- the trmD gene encoding tRNA (guanosine(37)-N1)-methyltransferase TrmD — translated: MLNFHVVTLFPEIIRNYCSTSIVGRGIKAEKIKVDTYNPRDFVTDNYKKVDDTPYGGGAGMVLLPEPFFAAFESIPRDTSTPVLLMSPQGKPFKQDFAEELSTHKAITLLCGHYEGFDERIRTLATHEVSIGDFVMTGGELPANAVIDAVSRLVPGVIGKSISLAHESFVESLLEGPQYTKPAIFRGMEVPEILRSGNHKLVDKWRRQQALKRTFERRPDLLTGANLSKEDKEYLDMLRSRKLDLR
- a CDS encoding ATP-binding cassette domain-containing protein; this translates as MIKVEGLRKSFNGREVLKGISFEVFPGEMLAIIGPSGCGKSTLLKLITGLLEPDAGTITLNSEQIGLVFQGSALLNSLTVRENLALALRERKLPKREQDKAILEDLTLVGLADYIDSFPTQLSGGQQKRTSFARAIVNDPQIILYDEPTTGLDPVMSTVIEDYMIELEKQLHAAGIVVTHQFSTWTRTAHRAILLNQGVVVWEGKPHEALNSTNPYIIQFAKATREGPMLAGKV